One segment of Babesia bigemina genome assembly Bbig001, chromosome : II DNA contains the following:
- a CDS encoding SPOC domain containing protein, putative: protein MEIRLCDFLRTQAPHIFERPRSTSPSSYTSHGDRGEGRHYHDRGRQRNDQQYADTSRSEREPSSNVAYNRFSDNAASHKAPEKQTQPIWRGKIARNGKKLVDTIAIAISGQPEAVLTKDVNTINITHRLKCEDAAKVEPIAVFYMKARRPEQQRALEDYITYFQDKDRIGVATLDEDTNIYVCAPGTELFKTHAPHGGGDSTLIGIAVPSTSPTQEESADKAEPQQPEERRDWLNQLNTLTAMLGAKK, encoded by the exons ATGGAGATACGGCTATGTGATTTTTTAAGGACTCAAGCTCCGCACATCTTCGAGAGACCGCGCAGCACTTCGCCATCTTCCTACACATCGCACGGCGACCGCGGGGAAGGCCGACATTACCACGATAGAGGCAGGCAGAGAAACGATCAACAATACGCTGACACCTCAAGAAGCGAGCGTG AACCTTCTTCCAACGTCGCGTACAATCGCTTCAGCGACAATGCTGCCTCCCACAAAGCTCCTGAGAAGCAAACGCAGCCCATATGGAGAGGGAAGATTGCGAGAAATGGCAAGAAGCTGGTGGATACCATTGCCATTGCAATCAGCGGACAACCAGAGGCCGTATTGACCAAG gacgtgaatacaatcAACATCACCCACAGGCTCAAGTGCGAAGATGCGGCTAAAGTGGAGCCAATAGCAG TGTTCTATATGAAGGCGCGAAGGCCCGAACAACAGCGGGCCCTGGAGGACTACATCACCTACTTCCAAGACAAAGACAGG ATCGGCGTAGCAACGCTGGACGAGGACACCAATATTTACGTGTGCGCTCCAGGCACTGAGCTGTTTAAGACACACGCCCCGCATGGCGGAGGGGATTCCAC GTTGATCGGCATTGCCGTGCCGTCTACCAGTCCAACACAGGAGGAAAGTGCCGATAAGGCCGAGCCGCAACAGCCGGAAG AGCGCCGAGATTGGCTGAACCAGCTCAACACTCTAACCGCGATGCTTGGGGCCAAGAAATGA